A window of Roseobacter fucihabitans genomic DNA:
ATGAAACGCCGCATCCACCATGCGCACGCCGTGATCCTTGCAGGTGGCCTCGATGGCATTCACCCGCTCGATGATGGTCTGCGGTGCGGGATCGTAATTGTAAAACGCACCGGGCCTGGCACCCGTGGCGAGGATGCCCGAATTATAGGGCCCGCCGGTCACAATGCCGATGCCGCGTTTTTCACACAGCGGCAGGAAGCTGTTCAGCGCCTCCTGTTCCAGCAACGTATAACGTCCCGCCAGCAGGAAGAGGTCGAAATCACCGCGCTCAGCCAGCGTCTGGCAGACCTCCCATTCGTTCACACCGCCACCGATGGCCCGGATCATGCCCTGATCGCGCAAAGACACCATCGCGTCATAGCCGCGCCCGCCAAAGAACTCCTCGATCCGCATGTCCGAGGCTTCCTTTGAGCCGTGGCTGAAGACGCACAGATCATGCACATAAAGAATGTCGATCCTATCCACGCCGAGGCGCGAAAACGAGTGTTCCACGGACCGCATGACACCATCATAGGTGTAATCATATTGCTCGCGCCGTTGCGGCACGTCGAACCATTTGCCCACACCGGCGCGATGCTCGGGCGCGCAATGCTGCATCAGGCGGCCGACCTTGCTGGAGAGCACGTAGTCATCGCGCGGCTTGTCGCGCAGAAACGGATTGAGCCGGGTTTCCGACAGGCCCAGCCCATAAAGCGGCGCGGTATCGTAATAGCGCACACCGCCCTCCCAGGCCGCATCTAATGTGGCACGCGCATCGCCGTCCGAAATCGCGCGGTAAAGATTGCCAAGCGGTGCCGTGCCAAACCCCAGCTCGGTGAAGCTGACACCCCCGTTGTCGATCCGGTCCCAATGTCGTGTTTTCAGTGTCATGCTGCTCTCCGATTTGCTTTGATCGAACCATAGAACACTTTCCCTTTGCGTGAACAGGGCGCAAAACCTAAGCTGGGCGCGGGAAGAGGGAGAGATCATGAATACACTTTTCCAAGCCGCCTTTGGCACGTCCAAACCGGTCATCGGGATGGTGCATCTGTGCGCATTGCCCGGCGCACCGCTTTTTGATCCGGATGTTGATCTGGTCGCGGCGGCGCGGGCGGATCTGGACGCCTTGCAGGGCGCGG
This region includes:
- a CDS encoding aldo/keto reductase → MTLKTRHWDRIDNGGVSFTELGFGTAPLGNLYRAISDGDARATLDAAWEGGVRYYDTAPLYGLGLSETRLNPFLRDKPRDDYVLSSKVGRLMQHCAPEHRAGVGKWFDVPQRREQYDYTYDGVMRSVEHSFSRLGVDRIDILYVHDLCVFSHGSKEASDMRIEEFFGGRGYDAMVSLRDQGMIRAIGGGVNEWEVCQTLAERGDFDLFLLAGRYTLLEQEALNSFLPLCEKRGIGIVTGGPYNSGILATGARPGAFYNYDPAPQTIIERVNAIEATCKDHGVRMVDAAFHFPLLHPAHVSVIPGGQGVSEMHANLQAAQAKIPNALWKDLKAKGLMREDAPT